The following are encoded in a window of Desulforegulaceae bacterium genomic DNA:
- a CDS encoding NAD(P)H-hydrate dehydratase, translating to MIGIVGTVPDDNFPLVHGKIEFSGDKIKINNNFVSINRCTLALMAAALKVSETVKCPEIYGFLVGDTGKGYGSRKLYEFLTKNLSSFDLDILTFHYLQPDVDWHNKILFAIEDMKKRPVLIADAGFMYAAKMSGQALSYDFFTPDAGELAFLADELAPHPFYTRGFILSTDEDLPLLVKRAYKHENAARNLIVKGKTDYIVKNGEILKTLDSPSFDSMEAIGGTGDTITGILTALLGAGFDFTKAGEMSCLCNRIIAELLNPTPATQVAELIDKIPEAMLKILDGKF from the coding sequence ATGATAGGAATTGTTGGAACTGTTCCAGATGATAATTTTCCTTTGGTTCACGGAAAGATTGAATTTTCAGGGGATAAAATAAAAATTAATAACAATTTTGTTTCCATAAACAGATGCACTCTTGCACTTATGGCTGCTGCTCTTAAAGTTTCTGAAACAGTAAAATGTCCTGAAATATATGGTTTTTTAGTGGGAGATACAGGAAAAGGCTATGGAAGCAGAAAACTTTATGAATTTTTAACAAAAAATCTTTCTTCTTTTGATCTTGATATTTTAACTTTTCACTATCTTCAGCCCGATGTTGACTGGCACAACAAAATACTTTTTGCTATTGAGGATATGAAAAAAAGGCCGGTTCTTATTGCAGATGCAGGATTTATGTATGCAGCCAAAATGAGCGGTCAGGCTCTTTCCTATGATTTTTTTACTCCCGATGCCGGAGAACTTGCTTTTCTTGCAGATGAACTTGCACCTCATCCCTTTTATACAAGGGGATTTATTCTTTCAACTGATGAAGACTTGCCCTTACTTGTAAAAAGAGCATATAAACATGAAAATGCAGCAAGAAATTTAATAGTAAAAGGTAAAACAGATTATATTGTAAAAAACGGAGAAATTCTTAAAACACTTGATTCTCCTTCCTTTGATTCAATGGAGGCAATAGGAGGAACAGGAGATACAATAACAGGGATTTTAACAGCTCTTCTTGGTGCTGGTTTCGATTTTACAAAAGCCGGAGAAATGTCTTGTCTGTGCAATAGAATAATTGCAGAACTTTTAAATCCTACCCCTGCTACCCAAGTAGCTGAACTTATTGATAAAATTCCTGAAGCTATGTTAAAAATTTTAGACGGTAAATTCTAA
- a CDS encoding group II intron maturase-specific domain-containing protein yields the protein MEFKRRLRLFTGRSWFVLMEYRYKKLAEYVRGWMNYYGISEYYRPIPGIDEWLRRRMRMCCWKQWRYTRTKVRNLLKLGIYKKEAISTSLSRRGPWHLSRTMATQAGMTNKWLSKQGLISVKEQWLKIHYPATVR from the coding sequence CTGGAATTTAAACGGCGTTTGCGCCTCTTTACCGGAAGAAGTTGGTTTGTCTTAATGGAGTACCGATACAAGAAGTTAGCGGAATATGTCCGGGGCTGGATGAATTATTACGGGATATCGGAATACTACCGACCAATCCCGGGAATAGATGAATGGCTTCGCCGCCGGATGCGGATGTGCTGCTGGAAACAATGGCGGTATACCCGTACCAAAGTCCGAAATCTTCTTAAATTGGGAATATATAAAAAAGAGGCCATCTCAACATCACTCAGCCGAAGAGGGCCATGGCATCTGTCCAGAACTATGGCAACACAGGCCGGTATGACCAATAAATGGCTATCTAAACAAGGGCTAATATCTGTCAAAGAACAGTGGTTGAAAATTCATTACCCGGCTACGGTCCGGTAA
- a CDS encoding PIN domain-containing protein has translation MAILKIAKEALELSQEIEALAKKLEVSGLKPLDALHLAFASASKVGYFCTCDDKFLKKAKGFDGLNTKVVSPTELVMELYI, from the coding sequence TTGGCAATTCTTAAAATTGCAAAAGAAGCTCTTGAATTATCTCAAGAAATAGAAGCATTAGCGAAAAAACTGGAAGTCTCAGGTTTGAAACCGCTTGACGCTTTACATTTGGCATTTGCATCCGCTTCGAAAGTGGGGTATTTTTGTACATGTGATGACAAATTTTTGAAAAAAGCTAAGGGTTTTGATGGATTAAATACCAAGGTAGTATCCCCTACCGAATTGGTGATGGAGCTATATATATGA
- a CDS encoding DDE-type integrase/transposase/recombinase — protein MDCNGDIIPDELIAEALKGYRDRKEFINGGGCKKLSAYLLRDYNYRVNHKKVYRLCKENKLLLPGKKKRQKNRHKKMSQNRIITEPLQMWELDLKYGYIHGEKRFFFVMAIIDVCMRFIVDYYVGLRCTGKDLAFTLSCALKKFDIPEKNQLVIRSDNGPQMTSKVFINHIEDLGEKQILHELIPVRTPNKNAHIEAFNSILEIEFFQPRYFNSYGQAYKEVVDFINFYNYRRVHSSLGMKTPMEVYNSYKMKEELKISPVKV, from the coding sequence ATGGATTGTAATGGTGACATCATACCTGATGAACTCATTGCAGAAGCTCTCAAGGGCTATAGAGATCGTAAAGAGTTCATTAATGGCGGAGGCTGTAAAAAATTATCGGCATACCTGCTAAGAGATTATAATTACAGAGTTAATCACAAAAAAGTATACCGTCTGTGTAAAGAAAATAAGCTTTTGCTTCCTGGAAAAAAGAAACGTCAAAAAAACAGACATAAAAAAATGAGCCAGAACAGAATAATAACAGAGCCGTTACAAATGTGGGAATTAGATTTAAAATATGGTTATATTCATGGAGAAAAAAGATTTTTCTTTGTTATGGCAATAATAGATGTATGTATGAGATTTATTGTCGATTATTATGTAGGTCTAAGATGCACAGGAAAAGACCTGGCTTTTACATTGTCATGTGCTTTAAAGAAATTTGATATTCCAGAAAAAAATCAGCTTGTAATAAGAAGTGATAATGGACCTCAGATGACATCAAAAGTTTTTATCAATCACATTGAAGATTTAGGGGAAAAACAGATTCTGCATGAATTGATACCGGTTCGGACTCCCAACAAAAATGCCCATATAGAAGCATTTAATTCCATACTTGAAATTGAGTTCTTTCAGCCAAGATACTTTAACAGCTATGGCCAGGCATATAAAGAAGTTGTAGATTTTATAAATTTTTATAATTATCGCAGGGTTCACAGTTCACTTGGAATGAAAACTCCGATGGAAGTTTATAATTCATATAAAATGAAAGAGGAGCTTAAGATATCTCCAGTAAAGGTATAA
- a CDS encoding transposase has product MGEIKSEQVYSKEFKSQVLKDCFETGNYSSVAKKYGIPPTTIYGWIRREKNKEKIQAKKSKKAYEKEISDLKLENEILKELLKKTNQLWLKE; this is encoded by the coding sequence ATGGGGGAAATAAAATCTGAACAAGTTTATAGCAAAGAATTTAAATCACAGGTTTTAAAAGACTGCTTTGAAACAGGCAATTACAGCAGTGTAGCAAAAAAATATGGAATACCGCCAACTACAATATACGGCTGGATAAGAAGAGAAAAAAACAAAGAAAAAATTCAGGCAAAAAAATCCAAAAAAGCTTATGAAAAAGAAATTTCAGACTTAAAATTAGAGAATGAAATTTTAAAAGAGCTTTTAAAAAAAACGAACCAACTCTGGCTCAAAGAATAG
- a CDS encoding NERD domain-containing protein, whose amino-acid sequence MDILGLLSGALVQVWYIIPLLLIVSIFKSRWFKGLFGEYLVNRLLSQLSESDYTLIKDVTLPTEDGTTQIDHVVVSKFGIFVVETKNMKGWIFGSKSQKQWTQKIYRHTSKFQNPLHQNYKHIKALESLLGIDSSKLHSVIVFIGDSTFKTDMPNNVTYARGCLDYIKQFIQPVFSDAEYAQIISSINEVKLKKGVVTDLKHRQHVKELVALKENIKQCSRCGSDMVVRETKRGEDKGKQFWGCSSFPKCRSVEKFN is encoded by the coding sequence GTGGATATTTTAGGATTACTATCGGGTGCTTTAGTTCAAGTTTGGTACATCATACCTCTGTTACTCATCGTTTCGATATTCAAGAGTCGATGGTTTAAAGGTCTGTTTGGCGAGTATTTGGTAAACAGATTGCTGTCACAGTTATCTGAATCAGATTACACGTTAATAAAAGATGTAACTTTACCCACTGAAGATGGCACAACACAAATTGACCACGTTGTTGTATCTAAGTTTGGTATTTTTGTTGTTGAAACAAAAAATATGAAAGGGTGGATCTTTGGCTCAAAAAGTCAAAAACAATGGACTCAAAAAATCTATCGGCATACTTCCAAATTTCAGAATCCTCTCCATCAAAATTATAAACATATCAAAGCTCTTGAATCATTGCTGGGTATAGATTCATCTAAGTTGCATTCGGTCATCGTTTTTATTGGTGATAGTACGTTTAAAACTGATATGCCTAATAATGTTACTTACGCACGAGGTTGCTTGGATTACATTAAGCAGTTCATCCAGCCAGTATTTTCAGATGCTGAATACGCTCAAATTATTTCGTCCATCAACGAAGTTAAGCTCAAGAAAGGCGTGGTTACAGATCTAAAGCACAGGCAACATGTTAAAGAGCTGGTTGCTTTAAAAGAAAACATAAAGCAATGTTCACGTTGTGGCTCTGATATGGTTGTGCGTGAAACCAAGCGTGGTGAAGATAAAGGTAAACAGTTTTGGGGTTGTTCCTCTTTCCCTAAATGTAGGTCAGTGGAAAAATTCAACTAA
- a CDS encoding AAA family ATPase, translated as MINITDADIIYAEKILLKENQHFDAERIAFIKNLETIDLQAVPGSGKTTALLAKLVILEKYMPLENNSGILAISHTNAAVDEIRDRIGKFCPKLFSYPNFVGTIQSFVDSFLAIPYYVNYFKEKPFRIDNEIYDEQVERFYNNTNNYGLKTYLDRQNDGLSFLKSIRITTQGELKSYINGKPENFKLKDSTKPTYKALLNFKINLIQKGYLHFDDAYTLAQFHLAIAPKNKTLLQNRFKYVFVDEMQDMDIHQYELLEKLFYDDGNSIAFFQRIGDKNQAIFNGSAKIEEIWDSRENTLYLNGSHRLNAKTAPIVENLALTPNEVVGRNKNQDNSEIDIKPHIIVFDNTTIKDVIPKFSEIITELQENGNIPVQANNSFMAIAWRKENEEADKIGLSDYWNDYSVAGYKKQIDFKVLKDYLLFLDKEKKTLESVRKNILNALLKVMRLENILDKNSRFYSKRKLLQFLKENFTNEYESLKLNIYKWSIAVIKGKSEETFELVKEYIPTFLHLFDKEIARSNDFINNESEINIEDIEILEQTNIYKSGNIVIEIGTIHSAKGQTHTATLYLETFYQGKYESEYLKELFLGEATNRNGVYRKQAMKMSYVGFSRPTHLLCIAIHKDRFDRDLSEINNGIWEVVELE; from the coding sequence ATGATTAATATTACTGATGCAGATATTATTTACGCTGAAAAAATCTTATTAAAAGAAAATCAGCATTTTGATGCCGAAAGAATTGCATTTATCAAAAATTTAGAAACAATTGATTTGCAAGCAGTGCCTGGCAGTGGAAAAACAACTGCACTTTTAGCAAAATTAGTTATCCTTGAAAAGTATATGCCATTAGAAAATAATTCCGGCATTCTTGCAATATCCCACACAAATGCAGCTGTTGATGAAATTCGTGATAGAATTGGCAAGTTTTGTCCTAAGCTTTTTAGCTATCCTAATTTTGTAGGAACTATACAAAGTTTTGTTGATTCCTTTTTGGCAATTCCATATTATGTGAATTATTTTAAGGAAAAACCCTTTAGAATTGATAATGAAATTTATGATGAACAGGTTGAGCGCTTTTACAATAACACTAATAATTATGGATTAAAAACATATTTAGATAGACAAAACGATGGATTGTCATTCTTGAAATCTATTAGGATTACAACACAAGGAGAATTAAAAAGTTATATAAATGGCAAACCCGAAAATTTTAAATTAAAGGATTCAACTAAGCCAACTTATAAAGCACTTTTAAATTTTAAAATCAATTTAATACAAAAAGGATATTTACACTTTGACGATGCGTATACATTAGCTCAATTTCATTTAGCAATAGCCCCCAAGAATAAAACTTTACTTCAAAACAGATTTAAGTATGTTTTTGTGGATGAAATGCAAGATATGGACATACATCAATATGAGTTATTAGAAAAACTTTTTTACGATGATGGAAATAGTATTGCTTTCTTTCAAAGAATTGGTGATAAAAATCAAGCAATATTCAATGGTAGTGCAAAAATTGAAGAGATATGGGATAGTCGAGAAAATACTCTTTATTTAAACGGAAGCCATAGACTAAATGCTAAAACAGCACCAATAGTAGAAAATCTTGCTTTAACACCTAATGAAGTCGTAGGTCGCAACAAAAATCAAGACAATTCTGAAATTGATATAAAACCTCATATTATCGTTTTCGATAACACAACCATCAAAGATGTTATACCAAAATTTTCAGAAATAATAACAGAGCTTCAAGAAAATGGAAATATTCCGGTACAGGCAAATAATAGTTTCATGGCTATTGCCTGGCGAAAGGAAAATGAAGAAGCAGATAAAATTGGACTTTCCGATTATTGGAATGATTATTCAGTAGCTGGTTACAAAAAACAAATTGATTTTAAAGTTCTTAAAGACTATTTATTGTTTTTAGATAAAGAGAAGAAGACATTAGAATCTGTCAGGAAGAATATTTTGAATGCCTTACTAAAAGTAATGAGACTGGAAAATATTCTCGATAAAAATAGTCGGTTTTATTCAAAAAGAAAACTGCTTCAATTTCTAAAAGAGAATTTTACAAATGAATATGAAAGTTTAAAACTAAATATTTATAAATGGTCAATCGCAGTTATTAAGGGTAAGTCAGAAGAAACATTTGAGTTAGTAAAAGAATATATCCCTACATTTTTACATTTATTTGATAAAGAAATAGCGCGTTCAAATGATTTTATTAATAACGAAAGTGAAATAAATATTGAAGATATCGAGATTTTAGAGCAAACTAATATTTATAAATCAGGCAATATAGTAATTGAGATTGGAACAATTCATTCAGCAAAAGGACAAACTCATACTGCGACACTATATTTGGAAACATTTTATCAAGGTAAATACGAATCAGAATACTTAAAAGAATTATTCTTAGGAGAAGCTACTAATAGGAATGGAGTTTATAGAAAGCAGGCTATGAAAATGAGTTATGTTGGATTTTCAAGACCTACTCATTTGCTGTGTATTGCAATACATAAAGATAGATTTGATAGAGATTTGTCAGAAATAAATAATGGAATATGGGAAGTAGTAGAATTAGAATAG